From the Lysobacterales bacterium genome, one window contains:
- the phaR gene encoding polyhydroxyalkanoate synthesis repressor PhaR, whose protein sequence is MTKSPRIIKKYPNRRLYDTEISSYITVDEVRQLVVDGEDFEVRDAKTGDDLTRTVLLQIISEHEDKGQPLFSTKLLSQFIRFYGDSMQGFMGSYLERSMQVFLDQQGQFRSQMNNILGQTPWSVLNDMTERNLELWKQMQSKFIGDAAAAKAAPKPGDKKR, encoded by the coding sequence ATGACCAAAAGCCCGCGCATCATCAAGAAGTATCCGAATCGCCGGTTGTACGACACCGAGATCTCGAGCTACATCACCGTCGACGAAGTGCGTCAGCTCGTCGTCGATGGCGAGGACTTCGAAGTCCGCGATGCCAAGACCGGCGACGACCTGACCCGCACCGTCTTGCTGCAGATCATCAGCGAGCACGAAGACAAGGGCCAGCCGCTGTTCAGTACCAAGCTGCTGTCGCAGTTCATCCGTTTCTACGGCGACTCGATGCAGGGCTTCATGGGCAGCTACCTCGAACGCAGCATGCAGGTCTTTCTCGATCAGCAGGGCCAGTTCCGCAGCCAGATGAACAACATCCTCGGGCAGACGCCGTGGTCGGTCCTGAACGACATGACCGAGCGCAACCTCGAACTGTGGAAGCAGATGCAGTCGAAATTCATCGGTGACGCGGCGGCAGCCAAGGCAGCACCGAAACCAGGCGACAAAAAGCGCTGA
- a CDS encoding helix-turn-helix transcriptional regulator — translation MTEVANATSKRSLAGIGRVLVWPGGSVWVGRHVGRVPPHAHHAIQISLSLAGPFRVRATSWPESRMALGMVVMADQPHELDGCDGTLATLFVEPNSRPGAALRERFGGRDVSLLSESESGASASGLRDEFLSDASDERLAQFARAAICRIAGDSRTAPSSDPRITAAIRWMHQHLATTLRLDDVATRVHLSPGRFRHLFVAQTGTSFRAWLLWARAEHAIAAAHRGLSWTKAAQDAGFADAAHFTRTCRRVFGIAPTMLGFERQGCR, via the coding sequence ATGACTGAAGTCGCCAACGCCACGTCGAAGCGATCGCTCGCCGGCATCGGACGCGTGCTGGTCTGGCCGGGCGGCAGCGTGTGGGTTGGGCGCCACGTCGGACGAGTCCCGCCGCACGCGCACCACGCCATCCAGATTTCCCTGTCCCTCGCGGGGCCATTCCGTGTGCGCGCGACATCGTGGCCCGAATCGCGGATGGCGCTGGGCATGGTCGTGATGGCTGACCAGCCGCATGAGCTCGATGGCTGCGACGGGACGCTCGCGACCCTGTTCGTCGAGCCGAATTCGAGGCCCGGCGCCGCATTGCGCGAACGCTTCGGTGGACGCGACGTCAGCCTGCTTTCCGAATCCGAATCCGGCGCGAGTGCTTCCGGTCTGCGCGACGAATTCCTGTCTGACGCATCCGATGAGCGCCTCGCTCAGTTCGCGCGCGCCGCAATCTGCCGCATCGCTGGCGACTCACGTACCGCACCGAGCTCCGATCCGCGCATCACCGCCGCAATCCGCTGGATGCATCAACATCTCGCGACCACGCTGCGGCTCGACGACGTCGCAACCCGCGTGCACCTTTCTCCCGGCCGATTCCGACACCTCTTCGTCGCCCAGACTGGCACGTCCTTCCGTGCCTGGTTGCTGTGGGCCCGTGCCGAACACGCCATCGCCGCCGCACACCGCGGCCTGTCCTGGACCAAAGCCGCCCAGGACGCAGGTTTCGCCGATGCGGCGCACTTCACGCGGACGTGCCGACGGGTCTTCGGGATTGCGCCGACGATGTTGGGGTTCGAGCGGCAGGGCTGTCGATGA
- a CDS encoding TRZ/ATZ family hydrolase has product MDKIAVDLLIEAEWVIPVQPHGVVLDDHAVAVDQGRIVAVLPRAEARRRYAPREVVSRPGHALIPGLVNIHCHSAMVLMRGLADDLPLMSWLQDHIWPTEAKFVGAEMVADGTLIAAAELIRGGVTCVNEMYFFPEVAAATLKRVGLRAAVGLTVIEFPSAWASHADEYIDKGLALADELKHESMLRTCWAPHAPYTVSDASFEKIRMYSDQLDIPVHVHVHETAFEVEDALRQHKERPFSRLKRLGLVNRNLIAVHMTQLTEAEIAACAEAGVSIAHCPESNLKLASGFAPIEALRRAGVNIALGTDGAASNNDLDLIGEMKTAAQLAKAVARDAAALDAASALYMATMGGARALGWDERIGSIEVGKDADLTLIALDEFDALPVYNPISQIVYAGNRRDVRDVWVRGERKLDGGRLTGFDTEQLTATARSWGVRMRRKD; this is encoded by the coding sequence ATGGACAAGATCGCGGTCGACCTGCTGATCGAAGCCGAGTGGGTGATTCCGGTGCAGCCGCACGGCGTCGTCCTCGACGACCACGCCGTCGCGGTCGACCAGGGGCGCATCGTCGCGGTGTTGCCCCGGGCCGAGGCCCGACGTCGTTATGCGCCGCGCGAAGTGGTCTCGCGGCCGGGGCATGCGCTGATCCCCGGGCTGGTCAATATCCACTGCCATTCGGCGATGGTGTTGATGCGCGGTCTCGCCGACGACCTGCCGCTGATGTCCTGGTTGCAGGACCACATCTGGCCGACCGAAGCGAAGTTCGTCGGTGCCGAGATGGTCGCAGACGGCACCCTGATCGCGGCGGCAGAGCTGATCCGCGGCGGCGTCACCTGCGTCAACGAAATGTACTTCTTCCCGGAAGTCGCCGCGGCCACGTTGAAGCGCGTCGGCCTGCGTGCGGCCGTGGGGCTCACGGTCATCGAGTTCCCGTCGGCCTGGGCCAGTCATGCCGACGAATACATCGACAAGGGCTTGGCGCTTGCCGACGAACTCAAGCATGAGTCGATGTTGCGCACCTGCTGGGCGCCGCATGCGCCGTACACGGTATCGGACGCGAGTTTCGAGAAGATCCGGATGTATTCGGATCAACTCGACATCCCGGTGCACGTCCATGTGCACGAGACGGCATTCGAGGTCGAAGACGCGTTGCGCCAGCACAAGGAGCGGCCGTTTTCGCGCCTGAAGCGGCTCGGCCTCGTGAACCGGAACCTGATCGCGGTCCACATGACGCAGCTGACCGAAGCGGAGATCGCGGCGTGTGCGGAAGCCGGTGTCAGCATCGCGCATTGTCCGGAATCGAATCTCAAGCTGGCCAGCGGCTTCGCGCCGATCGAGGCGCTGCGCCGCGCTGGCGTGAACATCGCGCTCGGTACCGATGGCGCCGCCAGCAACAACGACCTCGATCTGATCGGCGAGATGAAGACCGCGGCGCAACTGGCCAAGGCGGTAGCGCGGGATGCCGCCGCGCTCGATGCCGCGTCAGCGTTGTATATGGCGACCATGGGCGGCGCGCGGGCGCTCGGTTGGGACGAGCGCATCGGTTCGATCGAGGTCGGCAAGGATGCGGACCTGACCCTGATCGCGCTCGATGAGTTCGATGCCTTGCCCGTCTACAATCCGATTTCGCAGATCGTTTACGCCGGCAATCGTCGCGACGTGCGCGATGTCTGGGTGCGCGGCGAACGCAAGCTCGATGGCGGACGACTGACCGGTTTCGACACCGAACAATTGACCGCAACCGCCCGCAGCTGGGGCGTGCGCATGCGCCGGAAGGATTGA
- the ubiG gene encoding bifunctional 2-polyprenyl-6-hydroxyphenol methylase/3-demethylubiquinol 3-O-methyltransferase UbiG, producing MQTADPREIAKFNEQAHRWWDPEGPSRALHELNPQRVAFVRERVVLKGSRMLDLGCGGGILTEALAAEGADVLGIDAANEQIEIARLHALESGSAAQYRHVDAEQLANEMPGSFDAICCMEMLEHVEQPERILAACASLLKPGGQLFLSTINRNPRSFALAIVAAEHVLKLLPKGTHRHAMFIRPSELAAGLRQTGFELRTLEGLHYDPFRRKAWRNSDVGVNYLAHAEKSVAG from the coding sequence ATGCAGACGGCTGATCCGCGCGAGATCGCGAAATTCAATGAACAGGCGCATCGCTGGTGGGACCCGGAGGGCCCGTCGCGGGCCTTGCATGAACTGAACCCGCAACGTGTCGCCTTCGTGCGCGAGCGTGTCGTGCTCAAGGGTTCGCGCATGCTCGATCTCGGTTGCGGCGGCGGCATCCTGACCGAAGCCCTCGCGGCTGAAGGTGCCGATGTGCTCGGGATCGATGCGGCCAACGAGCAGATCGAGATCGCCAGGCTGCATGCGCTCGAATCCGGCTCGGCGGCGCAGTATCGCCATGTCGATGCGGAGCAACTCGCCAACGAGATGCCGGGCAGTTTCGATGCCATCTGCTGCATGGAAATGCTGGAGCACGTCGAGCAGCCGGAGCGCATCCTCGCGGCTTGCGCGTCGTTGCTGAAGCCGGGCGGGCAACTGTTTCTGTCCACCATCAACCGCAACCCGCGCAGCTTCGCGCTGGCCATTGTCGCCGCCGAACATGTCCTGAAGCTGTTGCCGAAGGGCACCCACCGACATGCGATGTTCATTCGTCCCAGCGAACTCGCGGCCGGGTTGCGCCAGACCGGTTTCGAACTGCGCACGCTCGAAGGTCTGCACTACGACCCGTTCCGGCGCAAGGCCTGGCGCAACAGCGATGTCGGCGTGAACTATCTCGCGCATGCGGAGAAGTCCGTTGCCGGTTAA
- the htpX gene encoding protease HtpX, with product MLRIALFVGTNLAIMVLLGLLGSVFGLNRNGSLTGLLAMSAVIGMTGSFISLFVSKWMAKRSTGAQVITEPRSEAEAWLLSTVRRQAEQAGIGMPEVAIYEAPEMNAFATGWNRNDALVAVSTGLLRQMQRREVEAVLAHEVSHVANGDMVTLALIQGVLNTFVVFISNIVASIVSSALRRGDDDGPGVVDSIVHTVVYMALQIALGLVASIIVMWFSRRREFRADAGGASLAGRDSMVSALRRLAGDPNDHVLPDEVKAFGISGGKAGGLRALFLTHPPIADRIAALEQMPRTNVVG from the coding sequence ATGTTACGCATCGCACTCTTCGTCGGCACCAATCTCGCCATCATGGTGCTGTTGGGCCTGCTCGGCTCGGTCTTCGGGCTCAATCGCAACGGCAGTCTGACCGGGTTGCTGGCGATGTCCGCGGTGATCGGCATGACCGGCTCGTTCATTTCGCTGTTCGTGTCGAAGTGGATGGCCAAGCGCAGCACGGGCGCGCAGGTCATCACCGAGCCGCGCAGCGAAGCCGAAGCCTGGTTGTTGTCCACGGTTCGCCGCCAGGCCGAACAGGCCGGCATCGGCATGCCGGAGGTGGCGATCTACGAGGCGCCGGAAATGAATGCGTTCGCGACCGGCTGGAATCGCAATGACGCGCTGGTCGCGGTCAGCACCGGACTGCTTCGGCAAATGCAGCGGCGCGAAGTCGAAGCGGTCCTCGCGCATGAGGTATCGCATGTCGCGAATGGCGACATGGTGACCCTGGCCCTGATTCAGGGCGTACTGAACACGTTCGTGGTCTTCATCAGCAACATCGTCGCATCGATCGTCAGCTCGGCCTTGCGCCGCGGCGACGACGACGGTCCGGGCGTGGTCGATTCGATCGTGCATACCGTGGTCTACATGGCGCTGCAGATCGCACTTGGCCTGGTCGCATCGATCATCGTCATGTGGTTCTCGCGTCGCCGCGAATTCCGTGCCGATGCCGGTGGCGCCAGCCTGGCCGGGCGCGACAGCATGGTCTCGGCCTTGCGTCGACTGGCCGGCGATCCGAACGACCATGTGCTGCCGGACGAAGTGAAAGCCTTCGGCATTTCCGGCGGCAAGGCCGGCGGTCTGCGTGCGCTGTTCCTGACGCATCCGCCGATCGCCGATCGCATTGCCGCGCTGGAGCAGATGCCGCGCACGAACGTGGTCGGATAG
- the phbB gene encoding acetoacetyl-CoA reductase gives MTQRIALVTGGTGGIGTAICQRLSKLGHRVATNYRDETRARAWQDEQKRLGYDFAIAPGDVSDATAAADMVKAIEAQLGAIDILVNNAGITRDTTFHRMSALQWHEVINSNLNSCYNVTRAVIEGMRTRQWGRIVQISSINGQKGQYGQANYAAAKAGMHGFTISLAQESAKFGITVNTVSPGYVATDMVMAVPEEVRAKIVAQIPTGRLGKPEEIAYAVSFLINEEAAWITGANLSINGGHYMGW, from the coding sequence ATGACGCAACGTATTGCACTCGTCACCGGCGGCACCGGCGGCATCGGAACGGCGATCTGCCAGCGCCTGTCCAAACTCGGCCATCGCGTCGCCACGAACTATCGCGACGAAACCCGCGCCCGTGCCTGGCAGGATGAACAGAAGCGCCTCGGCTACGACTTCGCGATCGCGCCCGGCGACGTGTCCGATGCGACCGCGGCGGCGGACATGGTCAAGGCGATCGAGGCACAACTGGGTGCCATCGATATCCTCGTCAACAACGCCGGCATCACGCGCGATACGACCTTCCATCGCATGAGCGCGTTGCAGTGGCACGAGGTGATCAATTCCAACCTGAACTCCTGCTACAACGTGACGCGAGCGGTGATCGAAGGCATGCGCACGCGCCAGTGGGGCCGCATCGTGCAGATCTCCTCGATCAACGGCCAAAAGGGCCAGTATGGCCAGGCCAACTATGCGGCCGCCAAGGCCGGCATGCACGGTTTCACCATCTCGCTGGCACAGGAAAGCGCGAAGTTCGGCATCACCGTGAATACGGTTTCGCCCGGCTATGTCGCGACCGACATGGTCATGGCCGTGCCCGAGGAAGTGCGCGCCAAGATCGTCGCGCAGATTCCGACCGGACGTCTCGGCAAGCCCGAGGAAATCGCCTACGCCGTGTCCTTCCTGATCAACGAGGAAGCGGCCTGGATCACGGGTGCCAACCTGTCGATCAACGGCGGCCACTACATGGGTTGGTGA
- the epmB gene encoding EF-P beta-lysylation protein EpmB, which produces MIPITPLSLQPKGWQQLWREAVTDPSELLAMLGLEHLAPQLAAAGQAFPLRVPRGYVARMRHGDPNDPLLRQVLPLDDEDRIVPGFSLDAVGDLASREAPGLLHKYRGRALLITTGSCAIHCRYCFRRHFPYGEELAARGQWRDAVAAIAADESIDEVLLSGGDPWSLSTAKLGELTDQLRAIPHLKRLRIHTRLPIVLPERVDPELCRWLGELPWPVAVVVHANHAREIDPAVATAFARLRAAGTTLLNQSVLLAGVNDEVETLADLSESLYAAGVLPYYLHLLDRVQGAAHFEVEEARALDLQARLRARLPGYLLPRLVREIAGEPSKTPVG; this is translated from the coding sequence ATGATACCGATAACCCCGCTTTCCTTGCAGCCCAAGGGCTGGCAGCAGCTTTGGCGCGAGGCGGTGACCGACCCGTCCGAACTGCTGGCCATGCTCGGACTCGAACACCTGGCGCCACAGCTGGCGGCGGCTGGACAAGCCTTTCCGCTGCGTGTCCCGCGTGGCTATGTCGCGCGAATGCGCCATGGCGACCCGAACGACCCGCTGTTGCGCCAAGTGCTGCCCTTGGACGACGAAGACCGTATCGTGCCGGGCTTCAGCCTGGATGCGGTCGGCGATCTGGCGTCACGGGAAGCGCCTGGCCTGCTGCACAAGTACCGGGGACGCGCCCTGCTGATCACCACCGGCAGTTGCGCCATCCACTGCCGCTACTGCTTCCGCCGGCATTTCCCCTACGGCGAGGAACTGGCCGCACGTGGCCAGTGGCGCGATGCGGTGGCCGCCATCGCCGCGGATGAGTCGATCGACGAGGTCCTGCTCAGCGGCGGCGATCCCTGGTCGCTGTCGACTGCCAAACTGGGTGAACTGACCGACCAGCTTCGCGCCATTCCGCACCTGAAACGGTTGCGCATCCATACCCGTCTGCCGATTGTCCTGCCGGAACGGGTCGATCCCGAACTCTGCCGCTGGCTGGGTGAGCTGCCCTGGCCCGTGGCGGTGGTCGTACACGCCAACCATGCTCGCGAGATCGATCCCGCGGTCGCGACCGCGTTCGCCCGCCTGCGCGCGGCCGGCACGACCCTGCTGAACCAGAGCGTGCTGCTGGCCGGCGTGAACGATGAGGTCGAGACCCTGGCCGACCTGAGCGAATCCCTGTACGCCGCAGGCGTGCTGCCCTATTACCTGCACCTGCTCGATCGCGTGCAGGGCGCCGCACATTTCGAGGTCGAGGAAGCGCGGGCACTGGACCTGCAGGCGCGGCTGAGAGCGCGGCTGCCGGGCTATCTGCTGCCGAGACTGGTCCGCGAGATCGCCGGGGAACCGTCCAAAACGCCCGTGGGATGA
- the efp gene encoding elongation factor P — protein MASYGMNDVKNGMKIIVDSYPCVITATEYVKPGKGQAFTRVKYRNIKSGRVVEMTMKATDSLEGADVIDTDMEYLYGDGEFWHFMDPTSHEQVSADASAMTEAVKWLKGNEMCMVTLWNGAPLVVTPPTYVELQIVETDPGVRGDTSGGGGKPAKLETGAVVRVPLFVQNGEVLKCDTRTGEYVSRVK, from the coding sequence ATGGCCAGCTACGGCATGAACGACGTCAAGAACGGCATGAAGATCATCGTGGACAGTTATCCGTGCGTGATCACCGCCACCGAGTACGTGAAGCCGGGCAAGGGCCAGGCCTTCACCCGCGTGAAGTACCGCAACATCAAGTCGGGCCGTGTCGTTGAAATGACGATGAAGGCGACCGATTCGCTGGAGGGCGCGGACGTGATCGATACGGACATGGAATACCTGTACGGCGATGGCGAGTTCTGGCACTTCATGGACCCGACCAGCCACGAACAGGTCAGCGCTGACGCATCGGCCATGACCGAGGCCGTGAAGTGGCTGAAGGGCAACGAGATGTGCATGGTCACGCTGTGGAACGGCGCACCGCTGGTCGTCACCCCGCCGACCTATGTCGAATTGCAGATCGTCGAGACCGACCCGGGCGTGCGCGGCGACACCTCGGGTGGCGGCGGCAAGCCCGCCAAGCTCGAAACCGGCGCGGTCGTGCGCGTGCCGCTGTTCGTGCAGAACGGCGAAGTGCTGAAGTGCGACACCCGCACCGGCGAATACGTCTCGCGCGTCAAGTAA
- the phbB gene encoding acetoacetyl-CoA reductase, producing the protein MSQRVAIVTGGIGGLGSAICRKLAESGRTVIAADLGAREDRIAEFRAEMADLGDRVQFEALNVADEASCNDLVARVVAKHGRVDVLVNAAGITRDTTLRKMTTAQWQDLMRVNLDGVFHMSRAVVEGMCERGFGRIVNISSVNGQTGQFGQTNYSASKAGLHGFTMALAREVARKGVTVNSVSPGYCRTAMVMSIPDNIREQIISQIPVGRIGEPSDIARAVDFLAAEDAGFLTGVNLPVNGGLFISF; encoded by the coding sequence ATGTCGCAGCGCGTCGCCATTGTCACGGGTGGTATCGGCGGTCTCGGTTCGGCGATCTGCCGCAAACTGGCCGAATCCGGCCGCACGGTCATCGCCGCCGATCTCGGTGCACGCGAAGATCGCATCGCCGAATTCCGCGCCGAGATGGCCGACCTCGGCGACCGGGTACAGTTCGAAGCCTTGAATGTCGCGGACGAAGCCTCCTGCAACGATCTGGTCGCCCGCGTGGTTGCGAAGCACGGCCGCGTCGACGTACTCGTGAATGCCGCCGGCATCACCCGCGACACCACGCTGCGCAAGATGACGACGGCACAGTGGCAGGACCTGATGCGGGTGAACCTGGACGGCGTGTTCCACATGAGCCGCGCTGTCGTCGAAGGCATGTGCGAACGCGGTTTCGGGCGCATCGTCAACATCTCGTCGGTGAACGGCCAGACCGGCCAGTTCGGGCAGACCAATTACTCGGCATCGAAAGCCGGACTGCATGGTTTCACGATGGCGCTGGCCCGCGAGGTCGCGCGCAAGGGTGTCACCGTGAATTCGGTGTCGCCGGGCTATTGCCGCACTGCGATGGTGATGTCGATCCCGGACAACATCCGCGAACAGATCATCAGCCAGATTCCCGTGGGCCGCATTGGGGAACCCAGCGACATCGCCCGCGCGGTCGATTTCCTCGCGGCCGAGGACGCCGGTTTCCTGACGGGCGTGAACCTGCCGGTCAATGGCGGACTCTTCATCAGCTTCTGA
- the gluQRS gene encoding tRNA glutamyl-Q(34) synthetase GluQRS, with protein sequence MSDYRGRFAPSPTGDLHFGSLVAAVGSWLRARAKGGVWLVRIEDLDPPREVAGAAERILATLQAFGMAPDEAVVAQSRRHVHYAAALDQLIKRGLAFPCCCSRKQLEASGGLHRAPCARPASGVPCAWRARVPDLDVAFDDAVVGRYAQSLRQDVGDFVLKRIDGLYAYQLAVVVDDAAQAISEVVRGADLLDSTPRQIWLQRALDLPTPAYLHLPLVLDEHGHKLGKSHASMPVDATDPLPALRAALRFLGQPEHPDCHSVAALLRCAATSFDVAKIPASIPSRIAGRSD encoded by the coding sequence ATGAGCGACTACCGCGGACGCTTCGCCCCCTCGCCCACTGGCGACCTGCACTTCGGGTCCCTGGTGGCGGCAGTGGGGAGCTGGCTGCGCGCCCGCGCCAAAGGCGGCGTCTGGTTGGTCAGGATCGAGGACCTCGACCCGCCGCGCGAAGTGGCCGGAGCAGCCGAGCGCATCCTCGCGACGCTGCAAGCCTTCGGCATGGCGCCGGACGAGGCGGTCGTCGCCCAAAGCCGGCGCCATGTTCACTACGCAGCAGCCTTGGACCAATTGATCAAGCGCGGGCTCGCGTTTCCCTGCTGCTGCAGTCGCAAGCAGCTGGAAGCGTCGGGTGGATTGCATCGTGCGCCCTGTGCGCGACCGGCGTCCGGCGTGCCGTGTGCGTGGCGCGCCCGCGTCCCGGACCTCGACGTCGCATTCGACGACGCCGTGGTCGGGCGCTATGCCCAGTCGCTGCGACAAGACGTCGGCGACTTCGTGCTGAAGCGCATCGACGGCCTGTATGCCTACCAGCTTGCCGTCGTGGTCGACGATGCCGCGCAGGCGATCAGCGAGGTCGTTCGCGGCGCCGACCTGCTGGACTCGACGCCACGCCAGATCTGGTTGCAGCGTGCGCTGGACTTGCCGACACCGGCCTACCTTCACCTGCCGCTGGTGCTGGATGAACATGGCCACAAGCTGGGCAAGTCGCACGCCAGCATGCCGGTCGACGCCACCGATCCGTTGCCGGCACTACGTGCGGCACTGCGCTTCCTTGGCCAGCCCGAACATCCCGATTGCCATAGCGTCGCTGCACTGTTGAGGTGCGCTGCAACATCGTTCGATGTCGCGAAAATACCTGCGTCCATACCCTCCCGCATCGCCGGACGCAGCGACTAG
- a CDS encoding EAL domain-containing protein: MAPKDQVVRLLMVEDSMETAEQLISALRNGGIPVRPVRAETAEQLAAQIEEHTPDIILVDAANKSPTLIETVAAVRKSSKDIPVVALIAEVTEKTVIDATLAGARACALQSRADHLQMIVKREVADVTTRRAVRRLETSLREVEKRCDALLDSSREPIAFVHEGMHVRANKAYLEMFGYEDFEEIEGTPILDMIAGDAADGFKILLRKMSKGDKPPERLEIKASRNDGAVFDAIMQFDEATFEGEPCTQITFRSQEINAEQAAELDRLRSQDLVTGLYNRVSFLAELDKVAAEAAAGKSDLTLFFIEPDNFRKVLDTVGIGNADLLLADMAKMLKSQLRAHDIPARIGEFNFGAILPRLSHEKAELVADSLRKAFEEHVFELNGKSVNLTISNGVVFIGEKIANTQSMLSEATGALKSAQGEGGNRYTVFDPAAQDKADAEKQRAWLNLVKDALAHDGFTLYFQPIISLMGEEGEFYEILLRLNSPKGEISPGHFLPIAEKHGLMPAIDRWVIAKAIRTVAEREREGRKCTFFIKTTPHTMEDPAILPWIATQLQAARLRGDALVFEAPESKVVTNLKAARTFQKGLEQFHAHFAIEQFGSGLNSMQLLKHVDAKYLKIDRTYMAELPKNKDNQAKVKEIADQARGMDKMTVAEFVEDAASMSILFSCGVNFVQGNFLQEPEKVMSYDFG; this comes from the coding sequence ATGGCGCCAAAGGATCAGGTCGTTCGGCTGCTGATGGTCGAAGACTCGATGGAAACCGCCGAGCAGCTGATCAGCGCGCTGCGCAACGGCGGTATTCCCGTGCGCCCGGTACGTGCCGAAACGGCCGAACAGCTGGCCGCACAGATCGAGGAACACACGCCGGACATCATTCTGGTCGACGCCGCGAACAAGTCACCGACGCTGATCGAGACCGTCGCCGCCGTGCGCAAGTCCAGCAAGGACATCCCGGTCGTCGCGCTGATCGCGGAAGTGACCGAGAAGACCGTCATCGACGCCACCCTGGCGGGCGCGCGTGCGTGTGCGCTGCAGTCGCGAGCTGATCACCTGCAGATGATCGTCAAGCGCGAGGTCGCCGACGTGACCACGCGGCGCGCCGTGCGTCGCCTCGAGACCAGCCTGCGCGAGGTCGAGAAGCGCTGCGACGCCCTGCTCGATTCGTCGCGCGAACCGATCGCCTTCGTCCATGAAGGCATGCACGTGCGCGCCAACAAGGCCTACCTCGAAATGTTCGGCTACGAGGACTTCGAGGAAATCGAAGGCACGCCGATTCTCGACATGATCGCCGGCGACGCCGCCGACGGCTTCAAGATCCTGTTGCGCAAGATGTCCAAGGGCGACAAGCCGCCGGAGCGTCTGGAAATCAAGGCCAGCCGCAACGATGGCGCGGTGTTCGATGCGATCATGCAATTCGACGAGGCGACGTTCGAAGGCGAACCCTGCACCCAGATCACGTTCCGCAGCCAGGAAATCAATGCGGAACAGGCCGCCGAGCTCGATCGCCTGCGCTCCCAGGACCTGGTCACCGGGCTGTACAACCGTGTCAGCTTCCTGGCGGAACTCGACAAGGTCGCGGCCGAGGCTGCGGCCGGAAAATCGGATCTCACCCTGTTCTTCATCGAGCCGGACAACTTCCGCAAGGTCCTCGACACGGTGGGCATCGGCAATGCCGACCTGCTGCTCGCCGACATGGCCAAGATGCTGAAGTCGCAGTTGCGCGCCCACGACATCCCGGCCCGCATCGGCGAATTCAATTTCGGTGCGATCCTCCCAAGGCTGTCGCACGAGAAGGCCGAACTGGTCGCCGACAGCTTGCGCAAGGCCTTCGAAGAGCACGTATTCGAGTTGAACGGCAAGTCGGTGAACCTGACGATCAGCAACGGCGTCGTGTTCATCGGCGAAAAGATCGCGAATACCCAGAGCATGCTGTCCGAGGCGACCGGCGCACTGAAGTCGGCACAGGGCGAAGGTGGCAATCGCTACACCGTGTTCGATCCGGCAGCGCAGGACAAGGCCGACGCCGAGAAACAGCGCGCCTGGCTGAACCTGGTCAAGGATGCGCTCGCGCACGATGGCTTCACGCTGTATTTCCAGCCGATCATCAGCCTGATGGGCGAGGAAGGCGAGTTCTACGAGATCCTGTTGCGCCTGAACAGCCCGAAAGGCGAGATCTCGCCCGGGCATTTCCTGCCGATCGCCGAGAAGCACGGCCTGATGCCGGCGATCGATCGCTGGGTGATCGCCAAGGCCATTCGCACAGTCGCCGAACGCGAGCGCGAAGGCCGCAAATGCACCTTCTTCATCAAGACCACGCCGCACACGATGGAAGACCCGGCCATCCTGCCGTGGATCGCGACGCAGCTTCAGGCGGCCCGCCTGCGCGGCGACGCGCTGGTGTTCGAGGCACCGGAGAGCAAGGTCGTCACCAACCTGAAGGCGGCGCGCACGTTCCAGAAGGGGCTGGAGCAGTTCCACGCGCATTTCGCGATCGAGCAGTTCGGATCAGGCCTGAATTCGATGCAGCTGCTCAAGCACGTCGATGCGAAATACCTGAAGATCGATCGCACCTACATGGCCGAATTGCCGAAGAACAAGGACAACCAGGCCAAGGTCAAGGAAATCGCCGACCAGGCGCGCGGCATGGACAAGATGACCGTGGCCGAATTCGTCGAAGACGCGGCGTCGATGTCGATCCTGTTCTCCTGTGGCGTCAACTTCGTGCAGGGCAATTTCCTCCAGGAGCCCGAGAAGGTGATGTCCTACGACTTCGGGTGA